A genomic segment from Pistricoccus aurantiacus encodes:
- the lon gene encoding endopeptidase La has product MNERDDPQDDHFDYSDSLKGESSHNEIYQHGEDDKPEQGRSMVPTREYLPERIYLLPIHNRPFFPAQVQPLVIHRPRWEDTIERVGNTPHHTVGLAFVGDAEIDELESSHFPEIGTAVRMHKVQGEDDKIQFIAQGLQRFRIQRWLSRKPPYLVEVSYPKEPVKADEDETRAYAMALINGIKNLLPINPLYGEELKHYLNRFSPHEPGPLSDFAAAITSAKGPELQDVLETLPIMARMQKVLPLLHKEIEVAQLQNEISEQVNAQMQDRQREFFLREQLKVIQRELGISKDDRENDVDTFRARLEGLTVPERVMSRIDEELDKLSVLETGSPEYGTTRNYLDWLTALPWGVTSDDQLDLPRARKVLDRDHDGLEEVKDRIIEFLAEGAFKGDVGGSILLLVGPPGVGKTSVGRSIAEALGRKFYRFSVGGMRDEAEIKGHRRTYIGAMPGKMVQAIKEVEVENPVIMLDEIDKMGQSFQGDPASALLEVLDPEQNVDFLDHYLDVRLDLSKVLFVCTANTLDSIPRALLDRMEQIRLSGYIAEEKYAIAKHHLWPKLLKRANIPKKRINLTSGALKQVIEGYAREAGVRQLEKQLHRIVRKAAVKLLESDQESVKITVGNLEEFLGAPLFRKEEVLQGVGVVTGLAWTSMGGATLPIEANKVHALDRGFKLTGKLGDVMQESANIAYSYTLGHLGEYGADADFFNEAFVHLHVPEGATPKDGPSAGISMTTALISLARNQAIDRPLAMTGELTLTGQVLPIGGVREKIIAARRSGIFEVILPEANKRDYEELPDFLKKGMTVHFAKRYQDVAKVVFG; this is encoded by the coding sequence ATGAACGAACGCGACGATCCTCAGGACGACCATTTCGACTATAGCGACAGCCTCAAGGGTGAAAGCTCCCACAACGAAATCTATCAGCACGGCGAAGACGACAAGCCCGAACAGGGGCGTTCCATGGTGCCCACTCGGGAATACCTGCCGGAGCGTATCTATCTGCTGCCGATCCACAACCGACCTTTCTTTCCCGCCCAGGTGCAGCCACTGGTGATTCATCGCCCGCGCTGGGAGGATACCATCGAGCGGGTCGGCAATACGCCGCATCATACCGTGGGTCTGGCCTTCGTCGGTGATGCGGAAATCGACGAGCTGGAATCCAGCCACTTCCCCGAGATCGGTACCGCGGTGCGCATGCACAAGGTGCAAGGGGAAGACGACAAGATCCAGTTCATCGCCCAAGGGCTGCAGCGCTTCAGGATCCAGCGCTGGCTTTCCAGGAAGCCTCCCTATCTGGTGGAGGTCAGCTATCCCAAGGAGCCGGTCAAGGCGGATGAGGATGAAACCCGCGCCTACGCCATGGCGCTGATCAACGGCATCAAGAATCTGCTGCCGATCAATCCGCTTTACGGGGAGGAGCTCAAGCATTATCTCAATCGCTTCAGCCCCCACGAGCCCGGCCCGCTTTCCGACTTCGCCGCGGCGATCACCTCCGCCAAGGGACCGGAGCTGCAGGACGTGCTCGAGACCCTGCCGATCATGGCGCGCATGCAGAAGGTACTGCCGCTGCTGCACAAGGAGATCGAGGTCGCTCAGCTGCAGAACGAGATCAGCGAGCAGGTCAATGCCCAGATGCAGGACCGCCAGCGGGAATTCTTCCTGCGCGAACAGCTCAAGGTGATCCAGCGGGAGCTGGGCATCTCCAAGGACGATCGGGAAAACGACGTGGATACCTTTCGGGCGCGGCTGGAAGGGCTGACCGTGCCGGAGCGGGTGATGTCGCGCATCGACGAGGAACTGGACAAGCTCTCGGTGCTGGAAACCGGTTCCCCGGAATACGGCACCACCCGCAACTACCTGGACTGGTTGACCGCGCTGCCCTGGGGCGTCACCAGCGACGATCAGCTCGATCTGCCTCGAGCGCGCAAGGTGCTGGATCGGGATCACGACGGCCTGGAGGAGGTCAAGGACCGCATCATCGAGTTCCTCGCGGAAGGTGCTTTCAAGGGCGACGTGGGCGGCTCGATCCTGCTGCTGGTAGGCCCGCCCGGGGTCGGCAAGACCTCCGTGGGCCGCTCCATCGCCGAGGCTCTGGGTCGCAAGTTCTACCGCTTCTCCGTGGGCGGCATGCGCGACGAGGCGGAAATAAAGGGGCACAGGCGCACCTATATCGGCGCCATGCCCGGCAAGATGGTCCAGGCCATCAAGGAGGTCGAGGTCGAGAATCCGGTGATCATGCTCGACGAGATCGACAAGATGGGTCAGTCCTTTCAGGGCGATCCTGCCTCGGCGCTGCTCGAGGTACTCGACCCGGAACAGAACGTGGACTTCCTCGATCACTATCTGGATGTGCGTCTGGATCTGTCCAAGGTGCTGTTCGTTTGTACCGCCAACACCCTGGACAGCATTCCCCGTGCGCTGCTGGATCGCATGGAACAGATCCGACTTTCCGGCTATATCGCCGAGGAAAAATATGCCATTGCCAAGCATCATCTGTGGCCGAAGCTGCTGAAGCGAGCCAATATTCCCAAGAAGCGCATCAATCTGACCAGCGGAGCGCTCAAGCAGGTGATCGAGGGTTATGCCCGGGAAGCCGGGGTGCGTCAGCTGGAGAAACAGCTGCATCGCATCGTGCGCAAGGCGGCGGTCAAGCTTTTGGAAAGCGATCAGGAAAGCGTCAAGATCACCGTCGGCAATCTGGAAGAATTCCTCGGCGCCCCGCTGTTTCGCAAGGAGGAAGTGCTGCAGGGCGTCGGCGTGGTCACTGGGCTGGCCTGGACCTCCATGGGCGGCGCCACGCTTCCTATCGAAGCCAACAAGGTGCACGCCCTGGATCGCGGCTTCAAGCTCACCGGCAAGCTCGGCGACGTGATGCAGGAATCCGCCAATATCGCCTACAGCTATACCTTAGGGCATTTGGGGGAGTACGGTGCGGACGCGGATTTCTTCAACGAGGCCTTCGTGCACCTGCATGTGCCGGAAGGTGCCACCCCCAAGGACGGCCCCTCCGCCGGTATCAGCATGACCACGGCGCTGATTTCCCTGGCCAGGAATCAAGCCATCGACCGGCCCCTGGCGATGACCGGCGAG